A region of uncultured Anaeromusa sp. DNA encodes the following proteins:
- the hrpB gene encoding ATP-dependent helicase HrpB — translation MNGKREALPIDEVLPQLQEVLRQQTRAVLVAPPGAGKTTRVPLALLDEPWLRGKRLLLLEPRRLAARAAARQMARLLGEEPGETVGWRMRHDSRISAKTRLEVITEGVLTRMLQDDASLPGIGAVLFDEFHERSLQADVGLAFCLQSQAVLRADLRLVVMSATLAAQKVAALLEQAPVIVSEGRLFPVAVHRLGRRDKLTLEENVAEAVRKALAEEVGDVLVFLPGAPEIRRTAALLAGLAAEVKVLPLYGRLSGAAQDEALLPVPQGIRKVVLATSLAETSLTVEGVRVVVDSGRMRVPRFSLRSGLSRLETVQVTADAALQRRGRAGRLASGSCYCLWTEREEALFIAERTPEVLESDLTALALELALWGVKKPQELAWLDEPPAEAFAQGRQLLEGLGALDTAGAVTAYGRRLALLGLTPRLGHMVLRGTELAVGATACLLAAFLTEGEAMQTDVAAVMAEAAQHEKSPLAGQRLVWRAAARYARAAGVPHGESIKPEQCGLLLALAFPERLGQNRGDGRFLLGNGRGTYLPKGHPLTGATYVVAVEVDDGGREGRIFRAVAVEISEVRRVLAGQIRKETYAFWDAATRKICAREKEYLGALVLKEAPTAPTPAQVHQVLKEALQSEGLTKLLNWTPAAKLLRQRLAFAHYWNVQKWPDVSEEALLARTDEWLEPFLGAEPDGSALQRLDVHQALMALVPWDLQRSLDEWAPTAVKMPSGRSAPIDYQDAAAPFVAVKLQEVFGWQETPYLAEGRVPLTMQLLSPAQRPVQVTRDLASFWRDGYFAVRKELAGRYPKHYWPEDPLTATPTSRVRPTEKR, via the coding sequence ATGAACGGAAAAAGGGAAGCTTTGCCGATTGATGAAGTGCTGCCGCAACTGCAGGAAGTACTGCGTCAGCAGACTCGGGCTGTACTTGTGGCGCCTCCTGGCGCTGGTAAGACAACCAGAGTGCCGTTGGCGTTGCTTGATGAGCCGTGGCTGCGCGGGAAACGGTTGCTGTTATTGGAGCCGAGGCGTTTGGCGGCGCGAGCGGCAGCTAGGCAGATGGCGCGTCTTTTGGGAGAGGAACCTGGAGAAACGGTGGGCTGGCGTATGCGCCATGACAGCCGCATCAGTGCCAAAACGAGGCTGGAAGTGATTACCGAAGGCGTTTTGACGCGCATGCTGCAGGACGACGCTTCACTGCCTGGAATTGGCGCTGTTTTATTTGATGAATTTCATGAGCGCAGTTTGCAGGCGGATGTAGGTTTGGCTTTTTGTCTGCAAAGTCAGGCTGTCTTGAGGGCGGATTTGCGCCTGGTGGTGATGTCGGCGACGCTGGCGGCGCAAAAGGTGGCGGCTCTTTTAGAACAAGCGCCGGTTATTGTCAGCGAAGGTCGGCTGTTTCCTGTTGCTGTGCATCGTTTGGGACGCCGGGACAAGTTGACCTTAGAAGAAAATGTGGCTGAGGCTGTCCGCAAGGCGCTGGCTGAAGAAGTGGGAGATGTGCTGGTGTTTTTGCCGGGCGCTCCTGAAATCCGGCGTACGGCCGCTTTACTTGCAGGTCTTGCGGCAGAGGTTAAGGTACTGCCGTTGTATGGGCGTCTGTCCGGGGCGGCGCAGGATGAAGCACTGCTACCAGTGCCCCAAGGAATTCGTAAAGTCGTGCTGGCTACGTCTTTGGCGGAGACCAGCTTGACTGTGGAAGGCGTCCGGGTGGTTGTCGACAGCGGCCGTATGCGGGTGCCTCGCTTTTCGCTACGCAGCGGCTTGTCACGACTGGAAACGGTGCAGGTTACGGCTGATGCGGCGTTGCAGCGCCGAGGCCGCGCGGGACGGCTGGCGTCGGGAAGCTGCTATTGCCTATGGACGGAGCGCGAAGAAGCCTTATTTATAGCGGAGCGGACGCCGGAAGTTTTGGAAAGCGATTTGACAGCGCTGGCGTTGGAACTGGCACTTTGGGGCGTTAAGAAACCGCAGGAATTAGCCTGGCTTGACGAGCCTCCAGCAGAAGCCTTTGCGCAGGGGCGGCAGCTGCTGGAAGGACTAGGGGCGCTCGATACTGCCGGCGCAGTTACCGCTTATGGCCGCCGTCTGGCGTTGCTGGGCCTGACGCCGCGTCTGGGGCACATGGTGCTCCGGGGGACGGAGCTGGCTGTAGGTGCAACCGCGTGTTTGCTTGCAGCTTTTTTGACAGAAGGAGAAGCAATGCAGACGGATGTAGCTGCGGTGATGGCGGAAGCAGCCCAACACGAAAAGAGTCCTCTAGCGGGGCAACGTCTTGTCTGGCGAGCGGCGGCCCGCTATGCTAGAGCTGCCGGTGTGCCGCATGGTGAAAGCATAAAACCAGAGCAGTGCGGCCTCCTTTTGGCGTTGGCTTTTCCGGAGCGTTTGGGGCAAAATCGTGGCGATGGCCGATTTCTGCTAGGCAATGGACGCGGCACTTATCTTCCCAAAGGACATCCTTTGACGGGGGCAACCTATGTAGTGGCGGTAGAAGTGGATGATGGAGGCAGAGAAGGCCGCATCTTTAGGGCCGTTGCAGTGGAAATAAGCGAGGTGAGGCGTGTGCTAGCCGGGCAAATACGCAAAGAAACCTATGCTTTTTGGGATGCAGCGACGCGAAAAATTTGCGCCAGGGAAAAGGAATACCTGGGCGCATTGGTGCTGAAGGAAGCGCCGACGGCGCCAACGCCGGCTCAGGTACACCAAGTTTTAAAAGAGGCGTTGCAGAGCGAGGGGCTGACGAAGCTGCTTAATTGGACGCCGGCGGCGAAGTTGCTGCGACAGCGGCTCGCATTTGCTCATTATTGGAATGTGCAAAAATGGCCGGATGTAAGCGAGGAGGCTTTATTGGCGCGAACAGATGAATGGTTGGAACCATTTTTGGGGGCGGAGCCGGATGGCAGCGCTTTGCAACGTTTGGATGTACACCAAGCGTTGATGGCGCTAGTCCCGTGGGACTTGCAGCGATCTTTAGACGAATGGGCCCCGACGGCGGTAAAAATGCCGTCGGGGCGAAGTGCGCCGATTGATTATCAAGACGCGGCAGCTCCGTTTGTTGCCGTCAAGCTCCAGGAAGTCTTCGGTTGGCAGGAAACACCTTATTTAGCAGAAGGGCGAGTGCCGCTGACGATGCAGCTTTTGTCTCCGGCGCAGCGACCGGTACAGGTGACGCGCGATTTAGCCAGCTTTTGGAGAGACGGTTATTTTGCAGTGCGCAAGGAATTGGCTGGGCGGTATCCGAAACATTACTGGCCGGAAGATCCACTGACAGCTACGCCGACCAGCCGGGTGCGCCCTACAGAGAAACGATAA
- a CDS encoding aldo/keto reductase, whose translation MSKGFLSGKATIEGTKALAERYGAERYRRLGRSGLWVSQAGFGSYRVDAAVAAHKEALGAALQKGINLIDTSANYADGGSERLIGEVLTEMAHTGAVRRDEMVLVSKVGYLQNSNLQLRQARQQAGKDFLEVVSYAPTLEHCIYPDFLEEQLELSLQRLQINCLDGFLLHNPEYYLLWALQQGGHVEAARAEYVRRLRQAVSWLEKAVRQGRIAWYGVSSNTFPRPADDPQRTPLDELWQAACLAGGEEHHFGVIQFPCNLLEPAAAMLPAWPQEQTLLEYAAALDLGVLINRPLNAIQEGELIRLDEDVYDEEGRSAARRFYEDAVRLNSSWGEAPHLRHLALRALRSAQGISAILVGMRRISYVADVMAELERKTPECSGRETWTHVKALRART comes from the coding sequence ATGAGCAAGGGGTTTTTGAGCGGTAAAGCGACTATTGAAGGAACGAAGGCCTTGGCCGAACGATACGGAGCTGAGCGGTATCGCCGCCTGGGGCGCAGTGGTTTATGGGTTAGTCAGGCTGGTTTTGGCAGCTATCGAGTAGATGCGGCGGTGGCTGCACATAAAGAAGCGTTGGGTGCAGCCCTGCAAAAGGGCATTAACCTCATTGATACTAGTGCTAACTATGCAGATGGCGGCTCAGAACGCCTCATTGGCGAAGTGTTGACAGAGATGGCTCACACTGGCGCTGTGCGCCGGGACGAAATGGTGCTTGTTTCTAAAGTCGGTTACTTGCAGAACAGCAATCTTCAGCTGCGCCAAGCGCGGCAGCAAGCAGGTAAGGATTTCCTGGAGGTGGTTTCCTATGCGCCGACCTTGGAGCATTGCATTTATCCTGACTTTCTGGAAGAGCAGCTCGAACTCAGTTTACAGCGGCTACAGATAAACTGCTTGGATGGTTTCTTACTGCATAATCCGGAATACTATCTTTTATGGGCTTTGCAGCAAGGCGGTCATGTGGAAGCGGCGCGGGCGGAGTATGTGCGCCGCTTAAGGCAAGCCGTTTCCTGGTTGGAAAAAGCAGTGCGCCAAGGCCGTATTGCTTGGTATGGAGTCAGCTCTAATACCTTTCCGAGGCCTGCAGACGATCCGCAGCGGACGCCGTTGGATGAACTCTGGCAAGCAGCGTGCTTGGCTGGCGGTGAAGAGCATCATTTTGGGGTCATTCAATTTCCGTGCAACCTCTTGGAACCGGCGGCGGCAATGCTGCCGGCTTGGCCGCAGGAACAGACGCTGCTGGAATATGCCGCTGCGTTGGATTTGGGCGTATTGATCAATCGGCCCTTGAACGCGATACAAGAAGGCGAGTTGATTCGCCTGGATGAAGACGTATATGACGAAGAAGGGCGGTCAGCGGCGCGGCGCTTTTATGAAGACGCGGTACGGCTTAACTCGTCTTGGGGAGAGGCGCCCCATTTGCGTCATTTGGCGTTACGGGCCTTGCGGTCAGCGCAGGGGATAAGCGCCATATTAGTTGGTATGCGCCGAATATCCTATGTGGCGGATGTGATGGCCGAATTAGAACGTAAGACACCCGAGTGCAGCGGTAGAGAAACTTGGACGCATGTCAAAGCCTTGCGGGCAAGAACCTAG
- a CDS encoding type 1 glutamine amidotransferase domain-containing protein — MKALQLLSEDFEDLELWYPVLRLREAGLTVDLAGEVAGKTYHGKYGVPAVADVSFKEVTAEEYDVLLVPGGWAPDKLRRYPEVLQLVQDFDAVKKPIGQICHAGWVLISAKILQGRKVTSTPGIRDDMENAGAIWLDEAVVVDQNLVSSRRPPDLPAYLAALVQLLQERGLA; from the coding sequence ATGAAAGCGTTGCAACTTCTCTCGGAAGACTTTGAGGATTTGGAACTTTGGTATCCTGTATTGCGCCTTAGAGAGGCGGGGCTGACGGTGGATTTGGCAGGCGAGGTTGCCGGGAAAACCTACCATGGGAAATACGGTGTGCCGGCGGTAGCTGATGTGTCCTTCAAAGAGGTGACTGCTGAAGAGTATGATGTATTGCTGGTTCCAGGCGGCTGGGCACCGGACAAGCTGCGCCGGTATCCAGAAGTGCTGCAATTGGTGCAGGACTTTGATGCAGTGAAAAAGCCCATCGGCCAGATTTGTCATGCCGGCTGGGTGCTGATTTCCGCTAAAATTCTGCAAGGACGCAAGGTGACTAGTACGCCGGGTATCCGAGACGATATGGAAAACGCCGGCGCTATTTGGCTGGACGAGGCGGTAGTGGTAGATCAAAACCTGGTGTCCAGCCGCAGACCGCCGGATTTGCCGGCGTATTTAGCAGCATTGGTGCAGCTCTTGCAGGAGCGCGGCTTGGCATGA
- a CDS encoding hemolysin family protein: protein MDPASFIWNLLLVLFLVFLNGFFVAAEFAMVKVRSTRLDTLLQEGNGQAKMARLLVDHLDAYLSACQLGITLASLGLGWVGEPAVASMISPVLKEFGLPPAAIHTISFGLAFSFITALHIIIGELAPKSLAIQKAESVTLWVAWPLRAFYRLMYPFIWALNSTANALLRLGGISLANEQDAAHTEEEIRILMEESHRQGYIDRTELTFVDNIFDFAERNVRDVMVPRTDMVCLYLQDDFATSLDTAVEEKLTRYPVCDPDKDHIVGFVHIKDMLQAVARQEHPVLRDMMRQVLSVPESMPLSDLLRLLQRKKLQLAIVVDEYGGTAGLITVEDILEEIVGEIQDEFDEERPAIEKRGEDLFSVDGRLILDEVNDALGVHLESEDVDTLGGWLYSRVEIPPRVGQIVQEDGYVFTVEECDGSRITRVLVRYLPPSTEEERSSRNA, encoded by the coding sequence TTGGACCCTGCGTCGTTTATCTGGAATTTGCTGTTAGTTTTATTTTTGGTGTTTTTGAATGGCTTTTTTGTGGCTGCGGAGTTTGCTATGGTCAAGGTGCGCAGCACGCGCCTTGATACGTTGCTGCAGGAAGGCAATGGTCAGGCGAAGATGGCTAGGCTCTTGGTGGATCACCTGGATGCCTATTTGTCGGCGTGTCAGCTGGGGATTACCCTGGCTTCTCTGGGGCTTGGCTGGGTAGGAGAACCAGCTGTGGCTTCGATGATTTCGCCGGTGTTGAAGGAATTCGGTTTGCCGCCAGCAGCCATTCACACTATCTCTTTTGGTTTAGCTTTTTCTTTTATTACGGCGCTCCACATTATTATTGGCGAGCTGGCGCCCAAGTCGTTGGCCATCCAGAAAGCGGAAAGCGTAACTTTGTGGGTGGCTTGGCCTTTGCGCGCGTTTTATCGCTTGATGTACCCTTTTATCTGGGCTTTGAATTCTACGGCTAATGCGCTCTTGCGCCTGGGCGGCATTTCCTTGGCAAACGAACAAGATGCGGCTCATACGGAAGAGGAAATTCGTATTTTGATGGAAGAAAGCCATCGACAAGGATATATTGATCGGACCGAGTTAACCTTTGTCGACAACATTTTTGATTTTGCCGAGCGCAATGTGCGCGATGTTATGGTGCCGCGTACGGATATGGTGTGTTTGTATTTGCAGGATGATTTTGCCACCAGTCTGGATACGGCGGTGGAAGAAAAGCTGACAAGGTATCCGGTGTGCGATCCGGACAAAGACCATATCGTGGGGTTTGTTCATATCAAGGATATGCTGCAGGCCGTGGCTCGGCAGGAGCATCCTGTGTTGCGGGATATGATGCGACAGGTGTTGTCGGTGCCGGAGTCTATGCCACTAAGCGATTTGCTGCGGTTGTTGCAACGGAAAAAGCTCCAACTGGCGATTGTGGTGGACGAGTATGGCGGTACCGCCGGCCTTATAACGGTTGAAGATATTTTGGAAGAAATTGTGGGAGAAATTCAAGACGAGTTTGATGAGGAGCGCCCAGCTATAGAGAAGCGTGGCGAAGATTTGTTCTCTGTAGATGGTCGGCTGATTTTGGATGAAGTCAACGACGCGCTGGGAGTGCATCTGGAATCGGAAGATGTAGATACTTTGGGAGGTTGGCTGTATTCGCGCGTGGAAATTCCGCCGCGAGTGGGGCAAATCGTACAAGAAGACGGTTATGTCTTTACGGTAGAAGAGTGCGATGGCTCTCGTATTACCCGGGTGCTGGTGCGATACTTGCCGCCAAGTACGGAAGAAGAGCGCTCTTCCAGAAACGCTTAG
- a CDS encoding biotin transporter BioY produces MKLALREQILIALFAALTAIGAFIQIPTPLVPFTLQYLFCAYSGVMLGSKKGLYAQLLYVGIGLIGIPIFTKGGGPSYVLQPTFGYLLGFIACAYVVGLLTERQEKLRLVPTMLALLAGLTVLYAAGVLYLYGIVNFYLGKSMSMQGALAAGFLPYITADLILSVLIAVTSLKVVPVLRRTGLVPPALSKSA; encoded by the coding sequence ATGAAATTGGCTTTGCGGGAGCAAATTTTGATTGCTTTGTTTGCGGCATTGACGGCTATCGGCGCGTTTATCCAAATTCCTACGCCGCTGGTTCCTTTCACGCTGCAATACCTATTTTGCGCGTATTCCGGCGTAATGCTGGGCTCGAAAAAGGGTTTGTATGCACAGCTTCTATATGTAGGGATCGGCTTGATCGGCATTCCTATTTTCACTAAAGGCGGTGGGCCTTCCTATGTGCTGCAGCCGACCTTTGGCTATCTTCTTGGTTTCATCGCTTGCGCTTATGTGGTGGGGCTGTTGACAGAGCGCCAGGAAAAACTGCGCTTAGTTCCCACCATGCTGGCGCTTTTAGCTGGACTGACTGTTTTGTATGCAGCCGGCGTGCTGTATTTGTACGGCATTGTCAATTTTTATCTGGGGAAATCCATGTCCATGCAGGGCGCGTTGGCGGCAGGATTCCTGCCGTACATCACGGCTGACTTGATTTTGAGCGTTCTGATCGCAGTGACTTCTTTAAAAGTGGTGCCTGTTTTGCGGCGTACCGGTCTTGTGCCGCCAGCACTCAGCAAGTCGGCTTGA